In Heterodontus francisci isolate sHetFra1 chromosome 48, sHetFra1.hap1, whole genome shotgun sequence, a single window of DNA contains:
- the LOC137357476 gene encoding probable G-protein coupled receptor 139 has product MSLPFLIRLKILWALYDIEKIYYPILATIGVPVNVVTIVILSRGKCGLSKCVTSCLVAMAAADLLVIIFDLILRQIPIAYREQAAFMLYIRVCNIHAVLLYAATDCSVWFTVTFSFDRFVAICCQKLKTKYCTEKTAAVVLGTVTVLSCLKNIFWYFLYTHFYSLSNSPWFCRVIIGKTRSLAWTFVEFMHYILTPFVPFILILLFNALTVRNIIVANRARRRLRGRSSGESPSDPEMANRRKSMLLLFVVSTNFILLWVVFMVCSILRRLDYLWYSVLLPTFVQEIGFMLQLLSCCTNTFNYAVTQSKFRQELWNGVKYPLTLMVKLIR; this is encoded by the exons ATGTCTCTTCCTTTTCTGATAAGGCTCAAGATTCTGTGGGCACTTTATGACATAGAAAAGATTTATTACCCCATTTTGGCTACGATTGGTGTCCCGG TTAATgtggtgacgattgtgatcctgtctcggggaaaatgcggtctctccaaatgtgtcaccagCTGTCTGgttgccatggcagcggcggacctGTTGGttattatcttcgatctgatcctAAGGCAGATTCCTATTGCTTATCGAGAACAAGCTGCCTTTATGTTGTACATTAGAGTTtgcaatatccacgccgtcctgctttatgccgccacagactgttctgtctggtttaccgtcactttctcctttgatcgatttgtagccatttgttgtcagaagctgaaaacaaaatattgcaccgaaaaGACAGCTGCTGTGGTTctcggaacagtgactgtgctgagctgtttgaagaacattttctggtattttctgTATACACATTTCTATTCGCTTTCTAACAGTCCTTGGTTTTGCCGTGTGATAATCGGAAAAACACGTTCGCTGGCCTGGACCTTCGTTGAATTCATGCATTACATTTTAACACCTTTTGTTCCATTTATTTTGATTCTACTATTTAATGCACTGACGGTCAGAAACATTATAGTGGCCAATAGAGCCCGCAGGCGGCTCCGAGGTCGGAGCAGTGGAGAGAGtcccagtgacccagagatggcaaACCGAAGAAAATCCATGCTTTTACTATTTGTCGTATCAacgaatttcatcctgttatgggtgGTGTTTATGGTGTGTTCTATCTTGAGACGATTGGATTACTTGTGGTATTCTGTTCTTCTGCCCACATTTGTTCAGGAAATAGGCTTCATGCTCCAGCTGTTGAGTTGCTGCACGAACACGTTTAATTATGCAGTGACCCAAAGCAAATTCAGACAGGAGTTGTggaatggagtgaaatatcctcTCACATTGATGGTCAAATTAATCCGATGA